A window of Malania oleifera isolate guangnan ecotype guangnan chromosome 2, ASM2987363v1, whole genome shotgun sequence genomic DNA:
AATTAAGATTTTAATATGCTTTCCATAAATAGTTCCGGTAACTAAGTTTTCAATATGGAAGTAGCTGGTGAATCCAAGCtgttttcttatatatatatatatataggagttCTTTAAAGTAAGAGGCCTTTCTGGAAAGGAGAATTAGAATGATATAAATGAGTCATAGAAGttgtaaaaattataaataagataaaataagggCAGTGAAATGATATAGATTAGAAGAGAGGCAGAAGGGAGAGATGtaaggagaggagagagagaaaaaaaaagtatCGAAATCTATAAAATGAAATGAGAGATTAGCGTAAACTACATTGTGATAGAATACACATGTCTTTGATCTTGATTCTTGAGGCTTATGTGGCTCATGCCTTACAAATAAAGCACATGCATCCTCTATTATACTAATTTTCCAAGAGTTCCATCTTACTTATGAGGTTGGTCAAAATTACTTGGTCCTATTTAGTTATTTACTTTACATGCTACTCaatcatgaaatatatatatatatatatatatatatatatatatttaattttattattttcagaCTGAATGGTTTCTTGATATATCAATCTAACTAAATATTTACAAGTGTACAAAAACAAACAATTCTTCCTTGTGACTATCTTATTTTAAATGGAAGATGAAACGTTTCCTCAAATCACAAAAAGAGTGGCTCCCACTTGTTTGAGTAGTTTTATTAAATTTGTTGTCCAAGCCTCAAGATAAGGAATAACACCCACATAGTCAGCATGCGTAATTAATTTCCTCATAATCATCGAGGTAATTGGCAAGCTTGGGATCACTAACAAGCTTAGAACCCTTATAATCAAGATACTTAACCAACAAAGTATCTTTTAACTCTTTGTGCATGGCGGGATTGGAATCTTTGATCTCCTTAGTCATTAGTGTAAATGAGCAATAAAAGGTTCTTATAATAGACCACTAAAAGATTCTCATAATCTTCATTACCTTAGTTTCTCCCTATTCTTTGATGTGATCAGCTAACAAGCGATGGTTTGGCCTGATAGAGACAATGGACCGAGTGGAACTTGCATCCCAATGTCTACCAAATGAAGAAACAAATAGTTGAACTCTAACAGATCGCCACAAAATTGTAAGTGATGGTTTGACCTCTCTTGTAAGTGGATAGTGGAGTATATAACATTTACTTCTTGGAACATACACAACAAAGGATTGAACTTAATTATTCGATCAACTTTGGGTAAGAACTTCTATATGTTGTCGAACTATCTAAGCTTTACCGTAGCGGGCATAGATCTTTGGGGACAGGTGTGCTGGTTATCAACCAACCATAGGGTGGTTGTCATTTTTCCATATAAGATGGTTGGTGTTTTTCCGTAATGATTATGTCTATTGACCATCATCTATAGACGGTACTACCTAGAGCTTGACGAAAAAATGATCTTTTGACAACTTCAACTAACAAGATATACCTAATCCGGATTTTCTACCTCTGGGTTTAGTCCAAGAGAACCACCAAATGAAAAGGCATTTGGGGGAGGTCGACAATGAAAGGCGAGAGGAATAAGGATCACCCCTTGGCTACTTGGTGATAATGACGTGGCCATAATACAAATCTAAAAGAACTGTTTCAAGTGCCCTCATAGGTGTTTTTGTTGTATATCCAACATCGCCAAACATAACTTTCTGCATATTCTTTATCCAAGACCTCATTTCTATTTTCAATTCGTCAAAGCATTGGCTTTATTACAGTCATCACTGCTTAAGAGATGTGGTAGAAGTCGAGTAGAATTTTCTTCCACTAACGTAGCATTagtaaaatatgatttatttcaaTAGCTTATTTGGCATGTAAATTTATTATCTCCAATAAATAGTTCTCAAACTAGGAATTAGGAATCTCGCGTGAGTCTTAAGCAGCCAAACCGATtcaaagagagggagagagagggtgCAAAGCCAAAGCCCAACCCCTGCCAACGCCCACCCACACCACCCTCACCTtcgtcatcttcatcttcatcatcatcgaTCGATGGATCCAGACGCAGTAGCGAAGGCGTTCGTGGAGCACTACTACACGACCGTCGACGCGAACCGAGCGAACCTGGCCGACCTATATCAGGAAGCGTCGATGCTGACCTTCGAGGGCCAGAAGGTCCAGGGCTCTACCGACATCGTTGCCAAGCTCACCTCCCTCCCCTTCCAGCAGTGCCAGCACAGCATAACCACCGTCGATTGCCAGCCCTCCGGCCCCGCCGGCGGCATGCTTGTCTTTGTCAGTGGCAACCTCCAGCTCGCCGGCGACGAACACGCCCTCAAGTTCAGTCAGATGTTCCATTTGATGCCAACCCCGCAGGGCGGCTTTTATGTGTTGAATGACATATTCCGGTTGAACTATGAATGAAGATTTTATTTGAGTTGGGACACCGCAGACCGCCTATTCCAAAAGGAGGTTGGGGGAGACGAATACAACATGTTTGGCTTCAAACCCAGTTTGCTTTCTAATCTCGCTTCGGTTTCAGACTTTTTTTGGTTGGCTATGTTGCATCCTGTTCTATTATGCCCTTGTTAAAATCTCTGGCTTGCATGATTCAGAGATTTATTTGTTCCGTTTCTCGTTTTGGTTAtcgtttaatatattttattttgattttgtttgTCCTAGTTGATTTATTTTAGCTTTTCACTACGATATTTCTGaaagtatattaataaataaatacacGTCCGttatcttttagtaaaaaaaaaaataataataataaataaataaataaaattgggtattgggaaacaaaaaaaatctAGGAATTAGGAATTTGGAATTAAAAGACACTGATATTTCctaatatgtaaatataatgATGCTTATAAGTCTCTCGATAGTTCAATTTAACGATAATAATGCATACGTGTCTTAATAATGAATTTGACTccttcaataataaataaaaaaacggTTCTTAGATGATTTTAACACCAATAAAAAATGGTTTTATCAAATGATGCACcaattgagaaaaatgaaatgCTATATTGAATATTTCTTATTTATATTAATTTCTCCAAAATCCTTTTTTTATGCAAAATTCTGTGTTGGTTAATATGAACAACTTCTTCTATAATATCTTTCTAGTACAACGCTAGGATGTGACTGAGGGTAGAGCTAACCAGACGTACAATGTGCCTATCAAGTTGACTTGGTGTCATAGCACCTACC
This region includes:
- the LOC131148675 gene encoding nuclear transport factor 2B-like, which codes for MDPDAVAKAFVEHYYTTVDANRANLADLYQEASMLTFEGQKVQGSTDIVAKLTSLPFQQCQHSITTVDCQPSGPAGGMLVFVSGNLQLAGDEHALKFSQMFHLMPTPQGGFYVLNDIFRLNYE